One part of the Ignavibacteria bacterium genome encodes these proteins:
- the sufC gene encoding Fe-S cluster assembly ATPase SufC, with translation MLTVKDLYASIEGKEILKGINLKVNPGEVHAIMGPNGSGKSTLASIIAGREGYTVTGGSVTFEGKDLLSMPPEDRAREGIFLAFQYPVEIPGISNATFLKTAVNEIRKYKGLEELDAMEFLSLIRDKMKVVGMDQTLFSRPVNQGFSGGEKKRNEIFQLAVLDPKLAILDETDSGLDIDALKIVANGVNVFKEQSREKAVVVVTHYQRLLDYIVPDYVHVLYNGRIVKSGTKELALELEAKGYDWIKEENNIPASTK, from the coding sequence ATGCTGACTGTTAAAGATCTCTATGCATCCATTGAAGGAAAAGAAATCTTAAAAGGTATAAACTTAAAAGTCAATCCGGGTGAAGTTCATGCTATAATGGGCCCCAACGGTTCGGGAAAAAGCACGCTGGCAAGCATAATTGCAGGGCGCGAAGGCTACACGGTAACAGGCGGAAGCGTGACCTTTGAAGGCAAGGACCTTCTTTCAATGCCGCCTGAGGACAGGGCAAGAGAAGGAATATTCCTGGCATTCCAGTATCCCGTGGAAATACCGGGCATAAGCAACGCAACTTTTCTTAAGACCGCGGTAAATGAAATCCGCAAGTACAAGGGCCTGGAAGAACTTGATGCAATGGAGTTCCTTTCGCTCATAAGAGACAAGATGAAAGTAGTAGGCATGGATCAGACACTCTTCAGCCGTCCTGTAAACCAGGGGTTCTCAGGCGGTGAGAAGAAAAGGAACGAAATATTCCAGCTTGCCGTTTTAGATCCAAAGCTTGCAATACTGGATGAGACCGATTCAGGTCTGGACATAGATGCGCTTAAGATTGTGGCAAACGGGGTGAATGTTTTCAAAGAGCAGAGCAGGGAAAAAGCTGTCGTTGTAGTTACACACTATCAAAGACTTTTAGACTACATAGTTCCTGACTATGTGCACGTCCTTTATAACGGACGCATCGTTAAGTCGGGCACCAAAGAGCTTGCGCTTGAACTTGAAGCAAAAGGCTACGACTGGATTAAAGAGGAAAACAACATTCCGGCATCTACGAAATAA
- the sufB gene encoding Fe-S cluster assembly protein SufB — translation MSTEIKTIEKMANTEYKYGFVTDIEADEAPKGLNEDIIRFISAKKGEPEWMTQWRLKAYRHWLTMKEPKWQNVKYPPIDYQDIVYYSAPKQKKKLNSMEEVDPKLVQTFDKLGIPLEEQKMLAGVAVDAVFDSVSVATTYKEKLSELGIIFCSMSEAIKNHPDLVKKYLGSVVPYTDNFYASLNSAVFSDGSFIYIPKGVRCPMELSTYFRINAENTGQFERTLIIADDDAYVSYLEGCTAPMRDTNQLHAAVVELVAHERSQIKYSTVQNWYAGDVNGVGGIYNFVTKRGACRGRSSKISWTQVETGSSITWKYPSCILQGDNSIGEFYSVALTNNMQQADTGTKMIHIGKNTRSTIVSKGISAGRSQNSYRGLVKIGPKAEGARNYSQCDSLLLGDKCGAHTFPYLEVDNPTATVEHEATTSKIGEDQIFYLNQRGIKTEDAVNLIVNGYCKEVFKELPMEFAVEAQRLLSVSLEGSVG, via the coding sequence ATGAGCACTGAGATAAAGACCATTGAAAAGATGGCCAATACGGAGTATAAGTACGGTTTTGTTACGGATATTGAGGCCGATGAGGCCCCGAAAGGCTTAAATGAGGACATAATCCGCTTTATTTCGGCCAAAAAGGGGGAACCCGAATGGATGACTCAGTGGAGACTGAAAGCCTACCGGCACTGGCTTACGATGAAGGAGCCTAAATGGCAGAACGTTAAGTATCCACCGATCGATTACCAGGATATTGTCTACTATTCAGCCCCGAAACAGAAGAAAAAACTGAATTCCATGGAAGAAGTGGACCCGAAGCTGGTGCAGACCTTTGACAAGCTTGGAATTCCCCTGGAAGAGCAGAAAATGCTGGCCGGAGTGGCCGTGGATGCGGTTTTTGACAGCGTTTCTGTTGCAACAACATACAAGGAGAAGCTCTCAGAGCTTGGCATCATATTCTGTTCTATGTCGGAGGCAATTAAAAACCATCCCGACCTCGTTAAGAAGTACCTCGGTTCAGTCGTTCCTTATACAGATAACTTCTACGCCTCACTTAATTCAGCAGTCTTCTCGGACGGATCTTTTATATACATACCCAAAGGCGTGCGCTGCCCGATGGAACTGTCCACATATTTCAGAATTAATGCCGAGAACACAGGGCAGTTTGAAAGGACTCTTATTATTGCCGATGACGACGCATACGTCAGCTACCTGGAAGGTTGTACGGCACCTATGAGGGATACCAACCAGCTTCACGCGGCTGTTGTTGAACTTGTTGCACACGAAAGGTCGCAGATCAAATATTCAACCGTGCAGAACTGGTACGCAGGCGACGTAAACGGCGTGGGCGGCATATACAATTTTGTTACAAAAAGGGGTGCCTGCAGGGGAAGAAGCTCAAAGATCAGCTGGACGCAGGTTGAAACAGGTTCGTCCATTACGTGGAAATATCCAAGCTGCATACTTCAGGGGGATAACTCAATTGGGGAGTTTTATTCGGTTGCATTAACTAATAATATGCAGCAGGCGGATACAGGAACAAAGATGATCCATATAGGAAAAAATACCAGGAGCACGATTGTTTCAAAAGGCATTTCTGCCGGGCGCAGCCAGAACTCATACAGGGGACTGGTTAAAATAGGTCCCAAGGCCGAAGGCGCCAGAAACTATTCGCAGTGCGACTCGCTCCTTCTAGGCGACAAGTGCGGAGCCCACACCTTCCCATACCTTGAAGTGGATAACCCGACTGCAACCGTTGAACACGAGGCAACAACTTCAAAGATCGGTGAAGACCAGATATTTTACCTCAATCAAAGAGGAATCAAAACCGAGGACGCTGTAAACCTCATTGTAAACGGCTACTGCAAGGAAGTATTCAAGGAACTCCCGATGGAGTTCGCAGTTGAGGCGCAGCGCCTTTTAAGCGTAAGCCTTGAAGGCAGCGTAGGTTAA
- a CDS encoding TonB-dependent receptor, translating to MPNCNVSVHGINRGTVSDTSGNFILYLPSGTYQLKFSHVGFKTKFLDLNVNSEGKLKNLIIEMETSSILENEVTVVGKKERATLERQKLERQDIRNMPNLYSDALRGVQILPGVTSNNELSSSYNVRGGNFDENLMYLNGFQIYRPFLLKQGAEENQTLINPAMVRNMDFYAGGFPARLGDKMSSALEISYLNEFSDSLHGSFRSDLMNLAASVNHRYKSLNYAIGTRYAYPGLFLNKLHTTGSYMPYFADIQSFFHYNFSPDTKAELLLIYANNKYKFSPYEFESNFQQADIDAEGNMGKYIRGIKINFSGVNDYNFTTRFAGLKLQKVLSDVAELSAGISAYNTKETESGNTYSDIYYTPDLEYSANPTYEYIKSRVQQSDNSIDFSSFNIQLNGKFKLADHNLDFGFIANTIKIDNLVNENSFEISAAYLTDFPYSRYIHTNMNFSSYAFYGQDEVLLGEAVRLNFGARYLVYDYTKEKLFSPRASLYFYPSGRHTINLSWGYYYQPPMYYEFRNKVSPDGSSLKSQKAIFYVLGWDYKFKEKVKFQLQTYYKDLDNLIPYYVEQLKLEYGASNNMRGYAYGVDIQFQGEITKDVQSWIGYSYLNTKEKYKTDNSTYLRRFLDQSHTIQIFLQDKFPKHPNWQSHLRIIFGSGFLYPMRKAVTDSTTGKQSITTLLDQREVFPFYMRADMGLTVNISIFNKYDLRILAEVLNVFDKQNIANYIWVQTFKEVKQPVWIPQMYSERFFNLGFELNF from the coding sequence ATGCCGAACTGCAATGTGTCAGTTCATGGGATAAACAGAGGTACTGTTTCCGATACCTCCGGGAATTTCATTCTTTATTTGCCCTCCGGAACCTACCAGCTCAAATTCAGCCACGTCGGCTTTAAGACAAAATTCCTGGACCTCAACGTCAACTCAGAGGGAAAACTTAAAAATCTGATAATTGAGATGGAAACCTCTTCAATACTGGAAAATGAGGTAACTGTAGTAGGTAAAAAGGAAAGGGCGACCTTAGAAAGGCAAAAGCTTGAAAGGCAGGATATCAGGAATATGCCGAACCTTTATTCCGATGCACTCAGAGGCGTACAGATCTTACCCGGGGTTACCTCAAATAATGAATTGAGCAGCAGTTATAACGTCCGCGGAGGCAATTTTGATGAGAACCTTATGTATCTTAACGGATTTCAGATTTACCGCCCTTTTTTGCTAAAGCAAGGAGCCGAGGAAAACCAGACCCTTATTAACCCTGCAATGGTTAGGAATATGGATTTCTATGCCGGCGGTTTTCCTGCAAGACTGGGTGACAAAATGTCTTCGGCTCTTGAAATATCATACTTAAATGAATTTAGCGACAGCCTTCATGGCAGTTTTAGAAGTGATCTCATGAACCTTGCTGCTTCAGTTAACCATAGATACAAAAGCCTTAATTATGCTATTGGGACAAGATATGCCTATCCAGGCCTGTTCTTAAACAAACTGCATACAACCGGCAGTTATATGCCCTATTTTGCCGATATTCAGTCTTTCTTTCATTATAATTTTTCGCCTGACACCAAAGCCGAGCTTTTGCTGATATACGCCAATAACAAATACAAATTCTCTCCTTATGAATTTGAAAGCAACTTTCAGCAGGCAGACATAGATGCTGAGGGAAATATGGGGAAGTATATCAGGGGAATTAAAATTAATTTTTCAGGAGTTAATGATTATAATTTTACCACGCGCTTTGCGGGTCTTAAATTGCAAAAAGTTTTATCGGATGTGGCTGAACTGTCGGCCGGCATTTCCGCATATAACACGAAAGAAACTGAATCGGGCAACACTTATTCCGATATTTATTATACGCCCGATCTGGAGTATTCAGCAAATCCAACGTATGAATATATAAAGTCCCGGGTTCAGCAATCTGATAACAGTATTGATTTTTCATCTTTTAACATTCAGCTAAACGGGAAATTCAAGCTGGCAGATCACAATCTTGATTTTGGATTTATAGCAAATACTATTAAGATCGATAACCTGGTAAATGAGAACTCCTTTGAAATATCGGCAGCTTATTTAACAGATTTTCCTTATTCCAGGTACATTCATACAAATATGAATTTTTCATCATATGCATTTTATGGACAAGATGAGGTACTCCTGGGTGAGGCAGTCCGCCTGAATTTTGGAGCGCGCTATTTGGTATATGACTATACAAAAGAAAAGCTCTTTAGTCCAAGAGCCTCTCTTTACTTCTATCCTTCCGGCAGGCATACAATTAATTTGAGCTGGGGATATTATTATCAGCCCCCGATGTATTATGAATTCAGGAACAAAGTTTCTCCTGATGGCTCCTCTCTTAAATCCCAAAAGGCAATATTCTATGTGCTCGGATGGGACTACAAATTTAAGGAGAAAGTTAAATTTCAATTGCAGACATATTACAAGGATCTTGATAATCTCATTCCGTACTATGTTGAACAGCTGAAACTTGAATACGGCGCTAGCAATAACATGAGGGGCTATGCCTACGGAGTAGATATTCAGTTTCAGGGAGAAATAACAAAAGACGTACAAAGCTGGATTGGATACAGCTACCTTAACACAAAAGAAAAATATAAAACAGATAACAGCACTTATCTTAGGCGCTTCCTGGATCAGTCCCATACGATACAGATATTCCTGCAGGATAAGTTTCCAAAGCACCCCAACTGGCAGTCGCACCTCAGGATAATCTTTGGAAGCGGTTTTCTTTATCCTATGCGAAAAGCCGTTACAGATTCCACTACAGGAAAGCAGTCCATTACAACTTTACTTGATCAGAGGGAAGTCTTCCCGTTTTACATGCGGGCCGATATGGGTTTAACCGTGAACATCAGCATCTTTAACAAGTATGATCTTCGGATTTTAGCTGAAGTGTTAAATGTTTTTGACAAACAGAACATCGCCAATTATATATGGGTACAAACTTTTAAGGAAGTAAAACAACCCGTTTGGATACCGCAGATGTACAGCGAAAGGTTTTTTAATTTGGGATTCGAGCTGAATTTCTAG
- the nuoI gene encoding NADH-quinone oxidoreductase subunit NuoI produces the protein MPVKKRKKDLTLSEKLYIPEIVKGLGLTLKSMFRPKFTMEYPEVKFIPPASYRGRPVLVKEENETERCVACGLCARVCPALAIEVQASETPLEKERYPEKFEINMLRCIFCGFCEEVCPEEAIVMSKDYELVFRDRNDAIYGKDKLLVPVRQVEDRIDFLRNFK, from the coding sequence ATGCCGGTTAAAAAAAGAAAAAAAGACTTAACACTATCTGAAAAGTTATATATACCTGAGATCGTAAAAGGGCTGGGGCTTACATTAAAAAGCATGTTCCGTCCGAAGTTTACGATGGAATACCCGGAAGTAAAGTTTATACCGCCTGCCTCCTACAGGGGGCGCCCGGTACTGGTAAAGGAAGAAAACGAGACTGAAAGGTGTGTCGCCTGCGGCCTGTGCGCAAGGGTATGCCCGGCTCTTGCAATTGAGGTACAGGCTTCCGAGACTCCGCTTGAAAAGGAGCGTTACCCTGAGAAGTTTGAAATAAACATGCTCCGCTGCATCTTCTGCGGCTTCTGCGAGGAGGTCTGCCCAGAGGAGGCAATTGTAATGAGCAAGGATTACGAGCTCGTCTTCAGGGACAGAAATGATGCAATTTATGGAAAAGACAAGCTTCTTGTGCCTGTGCGCCAGGTAGAAGACAGGATAGACTTCCTCAGGAACTTCAAATAA
- the nuoH gene encoding NADH-quinone oxidoreductase subunit NuoH — protein sequence MEILIQAGIALAKILIVVTVMLLTVSYLVYFERKISAWIQNRRGPNRVGPYGALQPFADVFKLLLKEDIVPANANKYIHSLAPFITLFVSFATYAVIPFGPDIQLFGRTIQLALADVNIGVLYVLALTSLGVYGLTFAGWSSGSKYSLLGGIRSSAQMISYEVSMGFSIAGVIMLAESLRPAAIVASQYGFMWNALVQPIGFITFFVSAFAETNRLPFDLPEAEPELVGGYHTEYSSMKFAGFFLAEYANMIIASAMIVTLYLGGWQFPYIDKFGLSAWLTVGIQILSFLLKMALILFFFIWVRWSIPRFRYDQLMNLGWKVMFPLSLLNLLWVAALIMIFKI from the coding sequence ATGGAAATTTTAATTCAAGCAGGGATAGCTCTTGCTAAAATTCTGATTGTTGTAACCGTAATGCTCCTGACGGTGTCTTACCTCGTGTATTTTGAGAGGAAGATTTCGGCATGGATACAGAACAGAAGGGGCCCAAACCGTGTAGGGCCATATGGGGCTCTGCAGCCTTTTGCAGACGTGTTCAAGCTCCTCTTAAAAGAAGACATTGTACCTGCAAACGCAAATAAATACATTCACTCTCTGGCACCATTTATCACGCTTTTTGTTTCATTTGCAACTTATGCAGTTATTCCTTTTGGTCCTGACATTCAGCTTTTCGGAAGGACTATTCAGCTTGCACTGGCCGACGTGAATATAGGCGTTTTATATGTCCTGGCCCTGACCTCGCTTGGTGTATACGGACTTACATTTGCCGGCTGGTCATCGGGCAGCAAATACTCTCTTTTAGGCGGCATCCGTTCCTCGGCACAGATGATATCCTATGAAGTCTCCATGGGATTTTCAATTGCAGGCGTAATTATGCTTGCAGAAAGCCTGAGGCCTGCGGCAATAGTTGCCTCACAGTACGGCTTTATGTGGAATGCCCTCGTTCAGCCGATAGGATTTATAACATTTTTTGTCTCGGCATTTGCCGAGACAAACCGCCTGCCTTTTGATTTACCGGAGGCAGAGCCTGAGCTTGTAGGAGGCTACCACACCGAATACAGCAGTATGAAATTTGCAGGGTTTTTCCTTGCCGAATATGCCAACATGATAATTGCAAGCGCAATGATAGTAACACTTTACTTAGGCGGCTGGCAGTTTCCTTATATAGATAAGTTCGGGCTTTCGGCATGGCTTACAGTTGGAATTCAGATTTTGTCGTTCCTCTTAAAGATGGCACTTATTCTCTTCTTCTTTATCTGGGTGCGCTGGTCGATACCGCGCTTCAGGTACGATCAGTTAATGAATCTGGGCTGGAAAGTGATGTTCCCGTTGTCATTATTAAACCTTTTATGGGTTGCAGCTTTAATAATGATATTCAAAATATAA
- a CDS encoding molybdopterin-dependent oxidoreductase, which yields MPKITINGKEIEFKAGQTVIEVATKNGITVPHFCWHPALSVSGNCRMCLVEIEKMPKLAIACSTLAADGMVVNVDSDKAVSARNAVMEFMLINHPLDCPICDQAGECKLQDYAFKYGSGESRFEEEKSHNKKRVELGPFVMFDAERCISCSRCIRFCDEVAGEKELTFTKRGDRVTVSTYPGEDLDNPYSLNTTDICPVGALTNRDFRFKSRVWDMSRTSSICTGCSRGCSDEIWVRNNIVMRLTPRYNQEVNSYWMCDEGRLNTFKFINNERVDGPHVRRDGQLVKTGYDEAVAQTVSQLKAYSPGEIAFLGSAFATCEDNYALAKLAKGAFHVKNIDFARHTIPGSGDNILRREDKTPNALGAELAGVRPGSEGLDFDGIMNAVNSGRIKVLYCLEDDIAAMSPEYENILSKLDLLIVHATNHNKTTALADIVFPASTYAEKNGTMVNFQGMVQRLRPAVSTIDMDRSMVGMEMSRLDRFGTDFDKWAKKNRVDARASWKMLETVASLMGLKIKHSMAEEVFEDMASSLDCFRGLDYDAIGESGAKIKVNTAAKVKK from the coding sequence ATGCCTAAGATTACAATTAACGGAAAAGAAATAGAGTTCAAGGCGGGTCAGACCGTAATAGAAGTTGCAACCAAAAACGGTATTACAGTGCCGCATTTCTGCTGGCACCCGGCTTTGTCAGTCTCGGGTAACTGCAGGATGTGCCTCGTGGAAATTGAAAAGATGCCCAAGCTGGCAATTGCCTGTTCCACACTGGCAGCAGACGGAATGGTAGTTAACGTCGATTCGGATAAGGCGGTTTCCGCCCGCAACGCAGTAATGGAATTTATGCTAATCAATCACCCGCTAGACTGCCCGATTTGCGATCAGGCAGGTGAATGCAAGCTTCAGGATTATGCCTTTAAGTACGGTTCGGGCGAAAGCCGCTTTGAGGAGGAAAAATCTCACAACAAAAAGCGCGTGGAGCTGGGACCCTTTGTAATGTTTGATGCTGAAAGATGCATATCATGCTCAAGATGCATCCGCTTCTGTGATGAAGTTGCAGGGGAAAAAGAGCTTACATTTACAAAAAGAGGCGACAGGGTTACTGTTTCAACCTATCCCGGAGAAGATCTGGACAACCCGTATTCACTGAATACAACGGATATTTGTCCCGTGGGTGCTCTTACAAACAGGGATTTCCGCTTCAAGTCCAGAGTTTGGGATATGTCCAGGACAAGCTCCATCTGCACTGGCTGCTCCAGGGGCTGCAGCGACGAGATCTGGGTCAGGAATAACATTGTAATGCGTCTTACCCCGAGGTACAACCAGGAAGTCAACAGCTACTGGATGTGCGACGAAGGAAGGCTTAACACATTTAAGTTTATAAATAATGAAAGAGTTGACGGCCCGCACGTAAGGCGCGACGGGCAGCTCGTTAAAACAGGCTATGATGAAGCGGTTGCTCAGACAGTCTCACAGCTTAAGGCCTACAGTCCGGGTGAAATAGCATTCCTGGGCTCCGCCTTTGCAACGTGCGAAGACAACTACGCTCTGGCAAAGCTTGCAAAAGGAGCTTTCCACGTAAAGAACATAGATTTTGCAAGGCACACTATTCCGGGTTCCGGAGACAACATTTTAAGGCGTGAAGATAAAACTCCGAACGCTCTTGGAGCCGAGCTCGCGGGAGTAAGGCCCGGTTCAGAAGGCCTTGATTTTGATGGAATCATGAATGCAGTCAATTCAGGCAGAATAAAGGTCCTTTACTGCCTGGAAGACGACATTGCAGCAATGAGTCCTGAATACGAAAATATCCTTTCAAAGCTCGATCTTTTGATCGTTCATGCCACAAACCACAATAAAACTACGGCACTTGCCGACATAGTATTCCCGGCTTCAACATATGCCGAGAAGAACGGCACAATGGTAAACTTCCAGGGAATGGTTCAGAGGCTGAGGCCGGCCGTATCCACAATAGATATGGACAGGAGCATGGTGGGCATGGAAATGAGCCGTCTGGACAGATTTGGTACAGACTTCGATAAATGGGCAAAGAAGAACAGGGTGGATGCCCGTGCAAGCTGGAAGATGCTTGAAACGGTTGCCTCTTTGATGGGCCTTAAAATTAAGCATTCCATGGCAGAAGAAGTATTTGAAGATATGGCTTCTTCGCTGGATTGTTTCCGCGGCCTTGACTATGACGCAATAGGTGAAAGCGGCGCTAAGATAAAAGTTAACACAGCGGCAAAAGTAAAAAAATAA
- a CDS encoding insulinase family protein encodes MNQYKKTILPNGIKIITEQVPYVNSFSLGFWFNVGSRDESRKNNGITHFIEHMLFKGTNKRSPRKIAEDIEGYGGYLNAFTSKEHTCYYGRGLRKYIERTFDVLADMIQDPAFKANEIKKEAGVVVDELYDIEDNPEELIFDKFEESLFAGNPLGLPIIGTEENVRGFNRNDLFSFIEEKYGLNNLTIAASGAVEHDELVRLAEKYIKKDLGKKSFRRKKVTPRKPSEVVLDKEIQQVHTILGCATYGYKDDLERTKVNVLSHILGEGSSSRLFQTVRERNGICYQLNSFLNSFYDVSSFGVYFSTNEKLYEKSLDLITKEYKKVIEKKVSDRELKKAKEYLKGSMLLSLEGMTNRMFRMAQSEIYFNNIKTIEDSIRDIDSVTPEDVLEKANEVLDEKVLSKIVIKAEK; translated from the coding sequence TTGAATCAGTATAAAAAGACAATTCTTCCGAACGGAATCAAGATTATAACCGAACAGGTTCCCTACGTGAACAGCTTTTCGCTAGGCTTCTGGTTTAATGTGGGTTCACGTGACGAAAGCCGCAAAAACAACGGGATTACACATTTCATTGAGCACATGCTCTTTAAGGGGACGAACAAAAGATCCCCGAGAAAAATTGCCGAAGACATAGAAGGATACGGCGGTTATCTGAATGCATTTACATCCAAAGAGCATACCTGCTACTACGGGCGCGGCCTCCGGAAATATATTGAACGCACATTTGACGTTCTGGCCGATATGATACAGGACCCGGCATTTAAGGCAAATGAAATTAAAAAAGAAGCCGGTGTGGTTGTAGATGAGCTATATGACATTGAAGACAACCCGGAAGAGCTGATATTTGACAAGTTTGAAGAAAGCCTTTTTGCGGGAAACCCTCTGGGGCTTCCGATAATAGGTACAGAGGAAAACGTACGCGGCTTCAACCGTAATGACCTCTTTAGCTTCATAGAAGAAAAATACGGCCTTAATAACCTCACCATTGCAGCCAGCGGTGCCGTGGAGCACGATGAACTGGTAAGGCTTGCCGAAAAGTACATAAAGAAAGACCTGGGGAAGAAATCCTTTAGAAGAAAGAAAGTTACGCCGAGAAAGCCCTCGGAAGTGGTTCTGGATAAGGAAATCCAGCAGGTGCATACAATTTTAGGATGCGCAACCTACGGTTATAAAGATGACCTCGAAAGGACAAAGGTAAACGTTCTTTCACACATTCTTGGTGAAGGGAGCAGTTCACGCCTTTTCCAGACCGTAAGGGAAAGGAATGGCATCTGCTATCAGCTGAATTCATTCTTAAACTCTTTTTATGACGTTTCCTCATTCGGTGTTTACTTTTCCACAAACGAAAAGCTCTACGAAAAGTCGCTGGACCTTATTACAAAAGAGTACAAAAAAGTAATTGAAAAGAAGGTTTCAGACAGGGAGCTAAAGAAAGCCAAGGAATACTTAAAAGGGAGCATGCTCTTAAGCCTTGAGGGGATGACAAACCGCATGTTCCGCATGGCGCAGTCGGAGATTTACTTCAACAACATAAAAACCATTGAGGATTCTATAAGGGATATAGATTCCGTAACCCCTGAAGACGTGCTTGAAAAAGCAAATGAAGTTTTGGATGAGAAAGTGTTAAGCAAAATAGTTATTAAAGCTGAAAAATAA
- a CDS encoding aminotransferase class I/II-fold pyridoxal phosphate-dependent enzyme, whose amino-acid sequence MANFEVKPAERTENVTYAVRDVVVIANEIAKTGKEMLYLNIGDPNIFDFQPPRHMIDATYQAMLKNLNGYSPSSGIKDAVQAIEAEANRKGIDNVLDIFVTTGASEAIDLALTSLVNEGENVLTPTPGYPLYTAISSKLRMMENPYYLDEDNGWQPDIEDIKSKINDKTRAIILINPNNPTGALYSTEVLHQIVDLALEHNLVIFADEIYDKLLYDGKKHTSIASLNKDVPCITFGGLSKNYMVPGFRIGWGIISGRREGLKKYIEAINKLLRARLSANHPEQYAIKPALEGDHAHLTEALKKLTVRRDITVNMLNAIPGISCVKPEGAFYAFPKINLEQPDLHFVSELIRETGVVLVHGSGFGQVPGTKHFRVVFLPKEEILEKAYNKIAQFYEKYTAKYAGANVG is encoded by the coding sequence ATGGCTAATTTTGAAGTCAAACCTGCCGAAAGGACTGAAAATGTCACCTATGCGGTCAGGGACGTCGTTGTTATTGCTAATGAAATTGCCAAGACCGGCAAGGAAATGCTCTATCTGAATATCGGGGACCCGAACATATTTGATTTTCAGCCCCCAAGACATATGATCGATGCCACATACCAGGCAATGCTGAAGAACCTGAACGGATATTCTCCTTCCTCGGGCATTAAGGACGCTGTCCAGGCCATTGAAGCAGAAGCCAACCGCAAGGGAATTGACAACGTACTGGATATTTTTGTTACAACAGGCGCAAGCGAAGCTATTGACCTTGCACTGACCTCACTCGTAAACGAAGGGGAAAACGTGCTTACTCCGACCCCGGGATATCCTCTTTACACGGCAATTTCAAGCAAGCTGAGAATGATGGAAAACCCCTATTACCTGGATGAGGATAACGGATGGCAGCCTGATATAGAAGACATCAAAAGCAAGATTAATGATAAGACCCGTGCTATCATTTTAATTAACCCGAACAACCCGACCGGCGCTCTTTATTCAACTGAAGTTCTTCACCAGATAGTTGACCTGGCGCTGGAGCACAACCTGGTCATCTTTGCCGATGAAATTTACGACAAGCTCCTTTATGATGGAAAGAAGCACACTTCAATTGCTTCCTTAAATAAGGACGTCCCCTGCATTACTTTCGGCGGACTTTCAAAGAACTATATGGTTCCGGGCTTCAGAATCGGCTGGGGCATCATCTCAGGACGCCGCGAAGGCCTGAAGAAATATATTGAAGCTATAAACAAGCTCTTAAGGGCCCGTTTGTCAGCCAACCACCCCGAACAGTATGCAATTAAACCAGCTTTGGAAGGCGACCATGCACACCTGACTGAAGCCTTAAAGAAACTTACAGTACGCAGGGATATAACTGTAAATATGCTCAACGCCATCCCGGGCATCAGCTGTGTTAAGCCTGAAGGCGCATTCTATGCTTTCCCGAAGATCAACCTCGAGCAGCCTGACCTGCACTTCGTTTCAGAACTGATCAGGGAAACAGGCGTTGTGCTTGTACACGGAAGCGGATTCGGACAGGTACCCGGAACAAAGCACTTCAGGGTTGTGTTCCTGCCTAAGGAAGAGATACTTGAAAAAGCATACAACAAGATTGCACAATTCTATGAGAAGTATACTGCAAAATATGCCGGTGCTAACGTCGGATAA